One genomic window of Conger conger chromosome 7, fConCon1.1, whole genome shotgun sequence includes the following:
- the rpl36a gene encoding large ribosomal subunit protein eL42 yields MVNVPKTRRTYCKKCKRHQPHKVTQYKKGKDSLYAQGKRRYDRKQSGYGGQTKPIFRKKAKTTKKIVLRLECVEPNCRSKRMLAIKRCKHFELGGDKKRKGQVIQF; encoded by the exons ATG GTGAACGTGCCGAAGACCCGCAGGACTTACTGCAAAAAGTGCAAGAGGCACCAGCCTCACAAAGTTACCCAGTACAAGAAGGGCAAAGACTCTCTGTACGCACAGG GTAAGAGGAGATACGACAGAAAGCAGAGTGGCTACGGTGGTCAGACGAAGCCTATTTTCCGAAAGAAG GCTAAGACTACGAAAAAGATTGTGTTGAGGCTGGAATGTGTGGAGCCCAACTGCAGGTCCAAAAGAATGCTTGCCATCAAAAGATGCAAACACTTTGAGCTGGGAGGAGACAAGAAGAGAAAG gGCCAAGTCATCCAGTTCTAA